One window from the genome of Marinobacter sp. LV10R510-11A encodes:
- a CDS encoding acyl-CoA thioesterase: MTFDELIAAGRASKELVMPAGWSQGRATFGGLVTGLLFDRMERMVAENRPVRSMHVSFVGPVEPDVPSVFDAQVLREGRSVSQVEGRIIQNGEPKVVCLAGFAGDRESAVRIDGVTAPQAKPVGQCQELPFIEGLTPGFINYIEMRWAYGSMPFTGGSGREMGGWMRFREVPAVLTDAHILALVDAWPAPVLQHFKTAVPASSLTWMLDIIHPRPALEADDWLLYKSKIDQAGNGYCHYDAEIWTSRGELLAISRQTVTVFG; this comes from the coding sequence ATGACCTTTGATGAACTGATTGCCGCTGGCCGTGCCAGCAAAGAGTTGGTTATGCCTGCGGGCTGGTCTCAGGGGCGTGCGACGTTTGGCGGCTTGGTGACGGGCCTACTGTTTGATCGTATGGAGCGCATGGTTGCTGAAAACAGACCCGTGCGCTCCATGCACGTGTCGTTTGTGGGTCCGGTAGAGCCTGATGTGCCATCTGTTTTTGATGCCCAGGTTCTGCGGGAGGGCAGGTCGGTAAGTCAGGTAGAGGGCCGGATTATCCAGAATGGAGAGCCTAAGGTCGTATGCCTTGCGGGTTTTGCCGGTGATCGGGAGTCGGCTGTGCGGATTGATGGCGTGACTGCTCCGCAAGCAAAGCCCGTGGGCCAATGTCAGGAGTTGCCCTTTATCGAGGGCTTGACCCCGGGATTTATCAATTACATCGAGATGCGCTGGGCCTACGGGAGCATGCCGTTCACCGGCGGAAGCGGGCGTGAAATGGGTGGGTGGATGCGCTTTCGAGAAGTGCCAGCGGTGCTAACAGATGCTCATATTCTGGCGCTAGTCGATGCATGGCCCGCGCCGGTTCTCCAGCATTTCAAAACCGCAGTGCCAGCCAGTTCACTCACCTGGATGCTCGACATTATCCACCCAAGGCCTGCCCTAGAAGCTGACGATTGGCTATTATACAAGTCCAAGATTGATCAGGCAGGCAATGGCTACTGCCACTATGACGCAGAGATTTGGACATCTCGGGGTGAGCTGCTAGCAATTAGCCGCCAGACGGTGACCGTATTCGGTTAA
- a CDS encoding DEAD/DEAH box helicase yields the protein MSELSFAELGLDPAVLEAVSAIGYETPTPIQAQCIPALLAGKHLLGVAQTGTGKTAAFALPLLSRIDASVTEPQILVLAPTRELAIQVAEAFTSYAAKFRHFHVLPIYGGQDFYPQIKGLKRGAQVIVGTPGRMLDHLRKGTLRLGNLKALVLDEADEMLRMGFIDDVEAILAKTPADCQRALFSATMPPQIKKVAQTYLSDAVEVKIESATRTVEGISQFVLPVYAERKLDALTRILEVEPIEAAIIFVRTKAETTLLAEKLSARGHTVAPLNGDLNQRQREQTVEDLKRGKKDIIVATDVAARGLDVPRISHVINYDVPYDTEAYIHRVGRTGRAGRTGKAILLVTPRERSWLRTLERATNSPMEAYQLPSPVELKKMREEQFESQLLGFAEDKKLAKAMGLLDDIAERNEMDIAMVAGALACWMEAMQPGLLPLEQPEALPVVSATPPPRRDRKGGRPGEFRKGPPKGRGGPGGAGARGKPPGKGGKPAGKR from the coding sequence ATGTCTGAATTGTCCTTTGCCGAACTGGGGCTTGATCCAGCCGTACTGGAAGCTGTATCCGCTATTGGCTACGAAACCCCAACGCCCATCCAGGCTCAGTGCATTCCTGCGCTGCTCGCTGGCAAACATCTTCTGGGCGTTGCCCAGACCGGCACGGGTAAAACCGCAGCCTTTGCACTACCACTACTGAGCCGAATTGACGCCTCAGTAACCGAACCTCAGATTCTGGTTCTGGCACCCACGCGGGAACTGGCAATTCAGGTTGCAGAAGCGTTTACGTCCTACGCCGCAAAATTCCGCCACTTTCATGTATTACCGATCTACGGCGGTCAAGATTTTTACCCGCAGATCAAAGGCCTTAAGCGTGGCGCGCAAGTTATTGTCGGCACCCCCGGCCGTATGCTCGATCACCTTCGTAAAGGTACACTGAGGTTAGGTAACCTGAAGGCATTGGTACTGGATGAAGCAGACGAAATGCTGCGCATGGGCTTTATTGATGACGTAGAGGCTATTCTTGCCAAAACGCCAGCTGACTGCCAGCGCGCGCTCTTTTCTGCCACCATGCCGCCGCAAATCAAAAAAGTTGCACAAACCTACCTGAGCGACGCAGTCGAAGTAAAAATCGAGAGCGCAACTCGTACGGTTGAAGGCATTTCTCAGTTTGTTCTGCCGGTTTATGCAGAGCGCAAACTGGATGCCCTAACCCGTATCCTGGAAGTAGAGCCAATCGAAGCCGCGATTATCTTTGTGCGCACTAAGGCCGAAACGACACTTCTGGCCGAGAAGCTCAGCGCCCGCGGCCACACAGTAGCCCCTCTAAACGGAGATCTGAACCAGCGGCAGCGCGAGCAAACTGTTGAAGATCTCAAGCGTGGCAAGAAAGACATCATCGTTGCTACCGACGTAGCCGCCCGCGGCTTGGACGTGCCCAGAATCTCACACGTCATCAACTACGATGTGCCCTACGACACCGAAGCCTATATCCATCGGGTTGGGCGTACCGGCCGTGCGGGGCGCACGGGCAAGGCTATTCTGCTGGTAACCCCCCGTGAGCGAAGCTGGCTGCGCACGCTTGAGCGTGCCACCAACTCGCCAATGGAAGCTTACCAGTTGCCCTCGCCCGTTGAACTGAAAAAAATGCGCGAAGAGCAGTTTGAAAGCCAGCTTCTGGGCTTCGCTGAAGACAAGAAGCTTGCCAAGGCCATGGGCTTGCTGGACGACATCGCCGAGCGCAACGAAATGGATATAGCCATGGTTGCCGGCGCTCTCGCCTGCTGGATGGAAGCAATGCAACCTGGCTTACTGCCTCTGGAGCAACCGGAAGCACTGCCGGTGGTGTCTGCAACTCCACCTCCACGTCGTGACCGTAAAGGCGGACGCCCAGGCGAGTTCCGCAAGGGACCACCAAAGGGTCGCGGTGGGCCAGGAGGCGCTGGTGCCCGTGGCAAACCACCGGGTAAAGGTGGCAAGCCAGCCGGTAAGCGCTGA